One segment of Marinobacter sediminum DNA contains the following:
- a CDS encoding NADPH-dependent 2,4-dienoyl-CoA reductase, protein MAAYPNLLKPLDLGFTELRNRVLMGSMHTGLEDRFWNIHKLARYFAERAEGGVGLMVTGGYSPNLAGQLAPLASTMNNRATALLHRHVTGAVREAGSKICLQLLHAGRYGYQPLIVSASATKAPISPFKARALSAKGVEKQIGDFVNAAKLAKFAGYDGIEVMGSEGYFINQFLCERTNKRTDKWGGSYENRMRLPIEIVRRIREAVGPEFIIIYRLSMLDLVEGGQTWDQIVTLGKAIEQAGATIINTGIGWHEARVPTIVTSVPRGGFADVTAKFYGEVDIPVCTTNRINTPEKGEEILAAGKADMVSMARPLLADSEFVRKAEEDRADEINTCIACNQACLDHAFQAKRASCLVNPRACHETELVLTVAPVARRVAVVGAGPAGLAAATTAAKRGHRVTLFDADGQVGGQFNYAKRIPGKEEFYETLRYFQRQIELLDINLRLNTRVDSDLLGSGDFDDVIIATGVKPRMPDIQGIDHPKVLGYLDVLRDNRPVGKTVAVIGAGGIGFDVSEFLTHDASHHSEGEQVSVADWQSEWGVNPEFEGPGGLAERKPASSPRKIYLMQRKTGKVGAGLGKTSGWVHRSSLKHRDVEMLRGCSYERIDDAGLHITVADKDGKVQESRVLEVDNVVVCAGQVPYRELFDQIEANGTRAHLIGGADVAEELDAKRAIRQGTEVAAKI, encoded by the coding sequence ATGGCAGCTTACCCGAATCTGTTAAAGCCATTGGACCTGGGCTTCACCGAACTCCGGAACCGTGTGCTGATGGGATCCATGCATACGGGCCTGGAAGACCGGTTCTGGAATATTCATAAACTTGCCCGCTATTTCGCGGAGCGGGCTGAGGGTGGTGTTGGCCTGATGGTGACGGGTGGATACTCGCCGAACCTTGCCGGGCAGCTCGCGCCACTGGCTTCCACCATGAACAACCGGGCCACCGCGCTTTTGCACCGGCATGTCACAGGTGCGGTGCGCGAAGCCGGCAGCAAGATCTGTCTGCAACTGCTGCACGCCGGGCGCTATGGTTACCAGCCATTGATTGTTTCCGCCTCCGCCACCAAAGCACCGATCAGCCCGTTCAAGGCGAGGGCGCTCTCGGCGAAAGGTGTCGAAAAGCAGATCGGTGATTTCGTCAATGCTGCAAAGCTGGCGAAATTTGCCGGCTATGACGGGATCGAGGTGATGGGGTCCGAAGGTTACTTCATCAACCAGTTTCTCTGTGAACGAACCAACAAGCGGACCGACAAGTGGGGCGGGTCGTACGAAAACCGCATGCGTCTGCCAATCGAAATCGTGCGTCGTATTCGTGAGGCCGTGGGCCCGGAATTCATCATCATTTACCGGCTATCGATGCTGGATCTGGTTGAAGGTGGCCAGACCTGGGATCAGATCGTGACACTCGGCAAGGCTATAGAGCAGGCCGGAGCCACCATCATTAATACGGGTATCGGTTGGCACGAGGCGAGGGTTCCAACCATTGTCACCTCCGTTCCGCGGGGCGGTTTTGCTGATGTGACGGCAAAATTCTATGGCGAGGTGGATATCCCGGTCTGTACCACCAATCGAATCAACACTCCTGAAAAGGGCGAAGAAATCCTGGCTGCGGGCAAGGCCGATATGGTGTCGATGGCCCGGCCGTTACTGGCGGATAGCGAATTTGTGCGCAAGGCCGAAGAAGACCGTGCCGATGAAATCAATACCTGCATCGCCTGTAATCAGGCGTGCCTGGACCATGCCTTTCAGGCCAAGCGGGCCTCCTGTCTCGTTAACCCGCGAGCCTGTCATGAAACCGAACTGGTCCTGACCGTGGCGCCAGTGGCCAGGCGAGTAGCCGTGGTCGGTGCCGGGCCCGCGGGCCTTGCAGCGGCAACAACCGCAGCCAAACGTGGACACCGGGTCACGCTGTTTGACGCGGACGGGCAAGTCGGTGGTCAGTTCAACTACGCCAAGCGGATTCCGGGCAAGGAAGAGTTCTATGAGACCTTGCGTTATTTCCAGCGCCAGATCGAGTTGCTCGACATTAACCTTCGACTCAATACCCGAGTCGACTCCGACCTCCTTGGCAGTGGCGATTTTGACGATGTGATTATCGCCACGGGTGTGAAACCTCGTATGCCGGATATTCAGGGAATTGATCACCCCAAAGTGCTTGGCTACCTTGATGTGTTGCGTGATAACAGGCCGGTCGGCAAAACCGTGGCGGTTATCGGCGCCGGTGGTATCGGGTTCGATGTCAGTGAATTTCTGACTCATGATGCCAGCCATCACTCCGAGGGCGAGCAGGTAAGCGTGGCAGACTGGCAGTCCGAGTGGGGTGTTAACCCGGAATTCGAGGGTCCGGGTGGGCTGGCGGAGCGAAAGCCGGCCTCGTCACCACGCAAGATCTATTTGATGCAGCGTAAAACCGGCAAGGTTGGCGCGGGTCTCGGGAAGACGTCCGGATGGGTCCATCGCAGCAGCCTGAAGCATCGGGATGTCGAAATGCTTCGGGGATGCAGCTATGAACGAATTGACGATGCCGGGCTGCATATCACCGTTGCAGATAAAGATGGCAAGGTTCAGGAAAGCAGGGTGCTTGAGGTAGATAACGTGGTCGTCTGTGCCGGTCAGGTGCCTTACCGGGAACTTTTCGATCAAATCGAAGCAAACGGTACCCGGGCCCACCTGATTGGCGGTGCCGACGTGGCTGAAGAACTGGATGCGAAGCGGGCAATTCGCCAGGGAACGGAAGTTGCCGCGAAGATTTAG
- a CDS encoding GlxA family transcriptional regulator — MYTVSIIGFDGALASAITGIIDLFRLAGVSWARIHDEKPEPMFRTRLLTRTGAPCRCINGITLLADGSWGEAPGSESSTDVIIVPTIGAPIPDVLDQNQKLIDWLSRQDASPALLASNCTGAFLLAEAGLLNGKEATTHWGFSNQFRQRFPEVICRPEKLVTVDGDIACAGGGMAWWDLGVYLVERYAGPEVSRQLAKAFVIDAGRTSQAPYSALQAKRYHSDTTVLRLQDWLDTHFARTIALKEMARQSGLSERSLLRRFKAATGDTPNTYLQLLRVEHVRHHLETSRLSIDEIIHSVGYEDVSSFSRLFRKHTGLAPGAYRSRFGR; from the coding sequence ATGTATACGGTTTCAATCATTGGCTTTGATGGCGCTCTTGCCAGCGCGATTACCGGGATCATTGACCTCTTCCGCCTGGCCGGCGTGAGCTGGGCGCGTATCCACGATGAAAAGCCGGAACCGATGTTCAGGACCCGCCTGCTTACCCGGACCGGAGCGCCATGCCGCTGCATCAACGGCATCACACTCCTGGCCGATGGCAGCTGGGGTGAAGCCCCGGGGAGTGAGTCTTCCACCGATGTCATCATTGTGCCAACCATTGGTGCGCCAATCCCGGACGTGCTGGACCAGAACCAGAAGCTGATCGACTGGCTGTCCCGGCAGGATGCCTCTCCGGCATTGCTGGCCAGCAACTGTACCGGCGCGTTTCTGCTGGCAGAAGCGGGGTTACTCAATGGCAAGGAGGCAACAACCCACTGGGGCTTCAGCAATCAATTCCGGCAGCGCTTCCCGGAGGTTATCTGCCGGCCAGAAAAGCTGGTGACCGTTGACGGCGATATTGCCTGTGCCGGCGGCGGGATGGCCTGGTGGGATCTTGGTGTGTATCTGGTGGAACGGTATGCCGGACCGGAGGTTTCACGCCAACTTGCGAAGGCCTTTGTCATCGATGCCGGGCGAACCAGCCAGGCCCCTTACAGTGCGCTGCAGGCAAAACGCTACCACTCCGACACGACGGTGCTGAGACTGCAGGACTGGCTGGACACACACTTTGCACGAACCATTGCCCTGAAGGAGATGGCCCGGCAGTCAGGACTGAGCGAGCGTTCCTTATTGCGGCGATTCAAGGCAGCAACCGGAGATACGCCCAACACCTACCTGCAGCTGCTTCGCGTAGAGCATGTTCGTCATCATCTGGAGACATCCCGGCTTTCGATTGACGAAATCATCCACTCTGTCGGCTATGAGGACGTGAGTTCGTTCAGTCGGCTGTTCCGCAAACACACCGGCCTTGCTCCCGGAGCCTACCGTTCGCGCTTTGGCCGTTAA
- a CDS encoding acyl-CoA dehydrogenase — protein MTDTLIDRRDLAFQLYEVLDTEALAERERFNEHSRDTFDAVIETADRMARDKFATHNRAADKDEPKFVNGAVEMIPQVKEAFDAYAEAGFIAGRYDYDVGGMQLPESVMAACNGFFTAANAGTAGYAFLTTAAANLIRVFGNGQQQATFLPHMLSGRFSGTMALTEPHAGSSLADIRTSATPTEEGDYLIKGAKIYISGGEQSITENIVHMVLAKIKGAPAGVKGISLFIVPKFLVDEDGNPTERNGVNLAGLIHKLGYRGTTSTALSFGDDAPCHGYLVGEPHQGLKYMFQMMNEARVGVGFGAAVIGYRGYMHSLEYARDRLQGRKPSEKNPEAPQVPIIEHADVRRMLLAQKAYSEGGLALCLYGARLMDDQHTHPDEQKRMEAGKLLDLLTPVIKAWPSEYGPKANDLAIQVYGGAGYTREYPVEQCWRDNRLNPIHEGTNGIQALDLLGRKIWQDQSHGLQLLMQQMQVDLEAATTDRCQQWALSLSETLQQAVKVTQSLGKSLMSENPDKVLANASCYLHLFGHITVSWMWLRQANAAETSLAAASTDDERNFYQGKLQAAQYFFHWELPTVAQDLVLLKNQDDTCLNMKSEWF, from the coding sequence ATGACCGACACTCTGATCGATCGCCGTGATCTGGCGTTCCAACTCTACGAAGTCCTCGATACGGAAGCTCTGGCTGAACGCGAGCGCTTCAACGAGCATAGCCGCGACACCTTCGACGCTGTCATCGAAACCGCTGACCGCATGGCCCGAGACAAGTTCGCAACCCACAACAGGGCAGCAGACAAAGACGAGCCAAAGTTTGTTAATGGCGCTGTAGAAATGATTCCGCAAGTTAAAGAAGCCTTTGACGCCTACGCGGAAGCCGGTTTTATTGCCGGCCGTTACGATTATGATGTGGGCGGGATGCAGTTGCCGGAGTCGGTCATGGCGGCGTGCAATGGTTTCTTCACTGCGGCCAACGCGGGTACCGCTGGCTACGCCTTTCTAACCACTGCGGCGGCCAACCTCATTCGTGTGTTCGGTAATGGGCAGCAACAGGCTACCTTCTTGCCGCACATGCTCTCCGGCCGCTTCTCCGGCACCATGGCGCTGACTGAACCCCATGCAGGCTCTTCACTTGCAGACATCCGTACTTCGGCAACGCCGACCGAAGAGGGGGATTACCTGATCAAAGGCGCCAAGATCTATATCTCCGGCGGCGAACAGTCGATTACCGAAAACATCGTTCACATGGTGCTGGCCAAGATCAAGGGCGCTCCTGCCGGAGTGAAGGGTATCTCCCTGTTCATCGTTCCCAAGTTCCTGGTGGACGAAGACGGCAATCCCACCGAACGCAACGGCGTGAACCTTGCGGGCCTGATTCACAAGCTGGGTTATCGTGGTACCACCTCCACCGCACTCAGCTTCGGCGACGACGCGCCGTGCCACGGCTATCTGGTCGGCGAGCCACATCAGGGCCTGAAGTACATGTTCCAGATGATGAACGAAGCCCGCGTGGGTGTGGGATTCGGTGCTGCCGTGATTGGCTACCGCGGCTACATGCACAGTCTCGAATACGCCAGGGATCGCCTGCAGGGCCGAAAGCCATCCGAGAAGAACCCTGAGGCACCCCAGGTTCCCATTATCGAGCACGCCGATGTTCGCCGCATGCTGCTGGCCCAGAAAGCCTACAGCGAAGGCGGTCTGGCGCTTTGCCTGTATGGTGCCCGCCTGATGGATGACCAGCATACCCACCCCGATGAACAGAAGCGCATGGAGGCGGGCAAGCTGCTGGACCTGCTGACGCCGGTCATCAAGGCCTGGCCTTCGGAATACGGACCAAAAGCCAATGACCTCGCTATCCAGGTTTATGGCGGTGCCGGTTACACCCGTGAATACCCGGTGGAACAATGCTGGCGAGACAACCGGCTAAACCCCATCCACGAGGGTACCAACGGCATCCAGGCGCTGGATTTGCTCGGTCGCAAAATCTGGCAGGATCAGAGCCACGGCTTACAGTTGCTTATGCAACAGATGCAGGTCGATCTCGAAGCCGCCACAACCGACCGTTGCCAGCAGTGGGCCCTTTCCCTGAGCGAAACCCTTCAGCAGGCGGTAAAAGTCACCCAGAGCCTCGGTAAATCCCTGATGAGTGAAAACCCCGACAAGGTTCTGGCCAACGCTTCCTGCTATCTGCACCTGTTCGGACATATCACTGTGTCCTGGATGTGGCTCCGCCAGGCCAATGCCGCCGAAACGTCGCTGGCTGCCGCCAGTACTGACGATGAGCGCAATTTCTATCAGGGCAAGCTACAGGCGGCCCAGTACTTTTTCCACTGGGAGTTGCCAACAGTAGCGCAGGATCTGGTGTTGCTGAAAAACCAGGACGATACCTGCCTGAACATGAAATCGG